The Thermotoga caldifontis AZM44c09 genomic interval AGAAACTCGTACAGCGATTCTTTCGACATGTCCTTTTTCAAGATGCTCAGAATCCTGACGTCCACAGCGGGATTGAGGTATGCGGCTTCGATGGCTACAGGCTCGTCGTTGAGGAAGCGCACGCGCCTGAGCAACACGACCATCGCACCCTGTTCAAGGCCGAAGACCTGGCAGAGTTCGGGAGGTATTTCGACGAGCCTGTTTTCAAGAACGTGCGATCTGACGTTCAGGCCTTCTTCCTTCGCTTTGTCTGTGAAACCTTTGAGCACGTTCATGGATTCCTCTTCTTTCTTGCCGACGATGAACGTTCCTTTACCTTTGTGACGCGAGATGAGCCCTTCGGATTTCAACTCTTCCAGCGCGCGCCTTATGGTGAGCCTGCTCACCCCAAACGCCTTCACCAGCTCGATCTCCGGTGGGATCCTGTCGCCCGGCTTGTATTCACCCTCAGAAATCCTGCGCTTCAATTCCCTATAGACGCGATAATAGAGAGGAACAGGATATTCTTCCACGTTCATCCCCCCAGCATCGTGAGTGCCTTTCTCAAACTCGGCTCCACACTCAGTATTCTCTGGCACTCCTTCAGATCTTTCTTCGAAACTAAGTGCAACACCGCGAGCTTCACGTTGTAGTTGGTCTTCTCAAGGACGATTTTAGCAGTTTCTTCATCCACACCGGTCAGTTCTGTCACGATGTTTATGGCCCTCTTTCTGAGTTTCTCGTTGAGTACCAGGACATCGACCATGAGATTGTCGTACACTTTGCCGAGTTTTATCATCACTGCCGTGCTGAGCATGTTCAAAACCATCTTTTGTGCCGTACCGGCTTTCATACGTGTGCTGCCCGCGATCACTTCTGGCCCTGTGATGACACTCACAACGATGTCTACGAACTGTGCAAGTGGAGGGTTGTCCACGTTACAGATCAGCGCTGTTTTACAGCCTAGTTGTTTTGCATACACCAGTGCCCCCCTCACGTACGGTGTGCTGCCACTTGCGGTTATGCCTATGACGAGATCTTTCGCCTGCAACTTGTGGCTCATGAGATCTTTTTGCGCTTCGTCCACGAGATCTTCAACACCTTCGATGGATCTGCGCAGCGCCTCAAAACCACCCGCGATGATGGGCACGAAGATGCCTTCTTCAAGACCGTAAGTCGGTACGAGCTCCACGGCGTCCATGAACGCTATGCGACCGCTGGTGCCCGCGCCAACGTAAAAAATCCTTCCGCCAGAGTTCAGCGTCTCAACGCACACCTCAACGAGCTTCTCTATCTGTGGCAGCGCTTCGCGGACCGCCAGGGCGACTAAGGCATCTTCCTCGTTTATGATCCTCAAAATCTCAGCCACGCTCTTTTCGTCTATTCTCTGAGATTTTGGGTTCCTCATCTCCGTGATCGTTCTGTTCTCGTTCATCTGAACACCTCCACGGGCAGTTTGCCCACGGGCTTCAACTCACCGAGCATGACCTTCAGTAACGCTTCCTGTGAAACCATTTCGTAGCCGTAGGTGCACAGGCTCGAAGACTCTATCAAGCTGCAATCGTACGGATTTCTGAGCGCGACGAGCAGAACTCTTTTGAAGTTTTTGCGCACCTGGATCAAGAACTCCTTCTGCCAATTGGAAAGATGCGCGTTTTCGGTGAACACGACGCACTTCTCAGCCTTCGGAATTTCTAGCCCTTCTTCGAGAATGAAAAGTTTGCAAGCGAACCTCTTCGAGATCTCTTTCGCCACCCAGGGAACACCGATATCGGTTTCCTGAACCTGCACCGATCTGCTCAGTCTCACGGTGAAGACGTAATCGTCCTTATCCAGTTTGAGCGGTAACATGCCATCGCTGTCGCGTACGAGCGTGATCGAGCGCTCTGCGATCTGTCGCATGGTCTGTTCATGCTCTAGATCGAAACGGATCACTTCGGGCGGTTGCTTCACCGCGAACCTTTCCTTGAACTGTTTGATTCTTCTGAGCGATTCTTCAAGCCTCCTCTGCAAGAATGAATCCTGTTCGATCTTTTTGACAAGCACCTTCTTCGCCGCCATCTGCGCGTCGGGTTCGTGACAGACGGTCAGAACATCCATGCCCGCCATGAAGGATCTCACGACGGCTTCTTCCACCATCATGTTCTTGACGATGCCCCCCATCAAAAGATCGTCCGCGACCAGAACACCGTCGTAACCGAGCTTTTTTCTCAAAATCTCGCTCAATACTTCGTACGAAACGGTGGCAGGTTCTCTTCTGGTTTGAACCTTTGGAAGGTACACATGTGAAGGCATGATGCTGTCTATACCTTTTTTGATCAACGTCTTGAAGGGTACAAATTCCCAATTTTCGAGTTCTTCGAGACTTTTTTCAAGCGTCGGCATTTCGAGATGTGCGTCCAACGACACACTCCCTTTTCCAGGAAAATGCTTCGCACACGCCGCAACGCCTTCTTCTTTCAAACCCTCGTAGAAGCGCGTTGTGAACTTCGAGACGACTTCAGCTTTGTCGGAAAAGCTCCGCACACCTATGCCAGGATTGTTGGGATTGTCGTTGATGTCCACAACCGGTGCGAGGTTCCAGGTCACACCGACTGCTTTCATCTCTCGCGCCAACACCTTCGCGGCACGGTAGGCGTTCTCTGGATCGTTAGTGGCCGCTATCGCCATCGCGCCGGGTGACACAGCGAAACCATCTCTGAAGCGTGTCACGATGCCACCTTCCTGATCCACCGCGAAGATCACGTCCTCACCAACGATCGATCTGATCTGATTGACAAGGTCAAGCACCTGCGCTGGTCTCTCCACGTTCCGCGCGAAGAGGATCACGAAACCCGGTTTGACAAACCTCAGCGTGTTGAGCGTTTCCTGGTCGATCTCCTTGCCCCTGATACCTATCAAAAACAATTGGCCGACCAAACGATCAAGGTTCATTGGTTCCACCTCACTTTTTCATTATACACCCGGCGAACCTTTTGTTCTTACATTGACCTTTTAAATGGTATAAAATAAAGACAAGAAAGGGGGAGCCATGCGTGAACTTCCTCGTGCTCGTCAAGCAAGTCCCCGACACGGAAAAGGTGAAGATAGATCCAAATACAGGCACACTGGTTCGCGAAGGACTGGACATCACGATGAACCCCCTCGACGCACACGCGTTGGAACTCGCCGTCTCGCTGAAAGAAAAGTTCGGCGGGAGTGTGACGGTCCTGAGCATGGGACCAATGAACACCGTGGACGTTTTGAGGAACGCGATCGCTTTGGGTGCGGACCGCGCGATTCTGCTGAGCGATGTGGCTTTGGCTGGTTCGGACACGTGGGCCACGAGTCTTGCACTCGCCAGAACGATACAGAAACTGTCCATCCAATACGATCTACTGATCTGCGGTGAAAAATCGATTGACGGGGAAACGGGACAGGTGGGTATAGAACTCGCCACGCTTTTGAACCTGCCCGCGATCAGCTACGTGTCTGAACTGATCGAAATTGGGAGAGATTTCGTCCTCGTGCGACGTTCGGTCGAAGATGCCCACGAGATCTGGAAGGCACCGCTTCCTGTATGTCTGTGTGTGCTCAAGAGTGTCGCCGAACCGAGACTGCCCACGTTGAGCGGAAAGAAAAAGGCGATGGATGCGAAGATAGAAATCTACAACGTGAAAGACATCAAAATAGATCCTGAAGAGGTCGGCTTGAAAGGTTCTCCCACGCGCGTTGTGAAGGTGTTCAACACGAAAGTTTCTCGAAACTGCACCATCTATGAAGATAAAGATGTTCCTGAAGGGATCAACAGGCTCGCTGAACTGATCAGGCGCACTTTGGCAGGTGAGCCGGTATGATAGTCGTTCTGAACAACAGAGTAGATCGAAACAGCTTCGAGTTGCTTTCGAAGGCGAGAAAACTCGCGGATAAAGCTTTCATGAAGCTCGTGTTCCTGCTGATATCGAACTCGAAGAAGAACATCGAAGAACTCGTTCGTTTCGGGCCCGATGTGGTCATTCTGGCACTGCATGAAAGGTTCGAAAGGTTCTCGCTCGATCCCTTCCTCTCAACTTCGAAGAAGATCCTTGAAAAGTATTCTCCGTCCATAGTTTTGGCACCCGCCACGACCTTTGGAAGGACCCTGATGCCCGCCCTCGCGGCGAGTTTTCGCACGGGACTCACGGCGGACTGCACCGAACTGGACGTGGACGAAAAGGGAAACCTTCTTCAAACCAGACCCGCCATCGGGGGGAACGTGATGGCCACCATCGTCACTCCCTTCCATCGACCCCAGATGGCGACGGTCAGACCGGGCGTGTTCGAGATCGAAGAGCAGAAA includes:
- a CDS encoding GntR family transcriptional regulator, which codes for MNVEEYPVPLYYRVYRELKRRISEGEYKPGDRIPPEIELVKAFGVSRLTIRRALEELKSEGLISRHKGKGTFIVGKKEEESMNVLKGFTDKAKEEGLNVRSHVLENRLVEIPPELCQVFGLEQGAMVVLLRRVRFLNDEPVAIEAAYLNPAVDVRILSILKKDMSKESLYEFLRSELKIPLIRALEELELTHVSSSDAKHLGLQPGACALLRKRYTYTSNGKCVEFVRSIYRGDKYRFKMELRSEGTFER
- the murQ gene encoding N-acetylmuramic acid 6-phosphate etherase; the protein is MNENRTITEMRNPKSQRIDEKSVAEILRIINEEDALVALAVREALPQIEKLVEVCVETLNSGGRIFYVGAGTSGRIAFMDAVELVPTYGLEEGIFVPIIAGGFEALRRSIEGVEDLVDEAQKDLMSHKLQAKDLVIGITASGSTPYVRGALVYAKQLGCKTALICNVDNPPLAQFVDIVVSVITGPEVIAGSTRMKAGTAQKMVLNMLSTAVMIKLGKVYDNLMVDVLVLNEKLRKRAINIVTELTGVDEETAKIVLEKTNYNVKLAVLHLVSKKDLKECQRILSVEPSLRKALTMLGG
- the nagZ gene encoding beta-N-acetylhexosaminidase, producing the protein MNLDRLVGQLFLIGIRGKEIDQETLNTLRFVKPGFVILFARNVERPAQVLDLVNQIRSIVGEDVIFAVDQEGGIVTRFRDGFAVSPGAMAIAATNDPENAYRAAKVLAREMKAVGVTWNLAPVVDINDNPNNPGIGVRSFSDKAEVVSKFTTRFYEGLKEEGVAACAKHFPGKGSVSLDAHLEMPTLEKSLEELENWEFVPFKTLIKKGIDSIMPSHVYLPKVQTRREPATVSYEVLSEILRKKLGYDGVLVADDLLMGGIVKNMMVEEAVVRSFMAGMDVLTVCHEPDAQMAAKKVLVKKIEQDSFLQRRLEESLRRIKQFKERFAVKQPPEVIRFDLEHEQTMRQIAERSITLVRDSDGMLPLKLDKDDYVFTVRLSRSVQVQETDIGVPWVAKEISKRFACKLFILEEGLEIPKAEKCVVFTENAHLSNWQKEFLIQVRKNFKRVLLVALRNPYDCSLIESSSLCTYGYEMVSQEALLKVMLGELKPVGKLPVEVFR
- a CDS encoding electron transfer flavoprotein subunit beta/FixA family protein; translation: MNFLVLVKQVPDTEKVKIDPNTGTLVREGLDITMNPLDAHALELAVSLKEKFGGSVTVLSMGPMNTVDVLRNAIALGADRAILLSDVALAGSDTWATSLALARTIQKLSIQYDLLICGEKSIDGETGQVGIELATLLNLPAISYVSELIEIGRDFVLVRRSVEDAHEIWKAPLPVCLCVLKSVAEPRLPTLSGKKKAMDAKIEIYNVKDIKIDPEEVGLKGSPTRVVKVFNTKVSRNCTIYEDKDVPEGINRLAELIRRTLAGEPV
- a CDS encoding electron transfer flavoprotein subunit alpha/FixB family protein, with translation MIVVLNNRVDRNSFELLSKARKLADKAFMKLVFLLISNSKKNIEELVRFGPDVVILALHERFERFSLDPFLSTSKKILEKYSPSIVLAPATTFGRTLMPALAASFRTGLTADCTELDVDEKGNLLQTRPAIGGNVMATIVTPFHRPQMATVRPGVFEIEEQKKRNTIFVEEPVENPEDRCQLVRVEPKQAGAKLEEAKIIVSVGKGLRKKENVELAFRLASLVKGAVGASRAVVDARWLSHDHQVGLSGKTVKPKIYIAAGISGAVQHLAGMQTSEIVVAINKDRHAPIFRVADIGIVADASWALSELIRRLERDDDGSRR